One segment of Streptomyces sp. XD-27 DNA contains the following:
- the prcB gene encoding proteasome subunit beta: MEANTRSTGRLPAAFLTPGSSSFMDFLGAQAPELLPGNRPLPPVQGAVEAPHGTTIVGATFPGGVVLAGDRRATMGNVIAQRDIEKVFPADEYSAVGIAGTAGLAVEMVRLFQLELEHFEKVEGVQLSLEGKANRLSTMIRSNLGMAMQGLAVVPIFAGWDVDREKGRIFSYDVTGGRSEEVGFAATGSGSIFARGSLKKLYREDLTEEQAATAVVQALYDAADDDSATGGPDLARRIYPIVTVITDEGFKRLTEAEVSEIARAVYERRLEQPDGPRAALL; this comes from the coding sequence GTGGAAGCCAACACCCGTAGCACAGGGCGTCTGCCAGCGGCCTTCCTGACGCCCGGCTCGTCCTCGTTCATGGACTTCCTCGGCGCGCAGGCGCCGGAGCTGCTGCCGGGGAACCGGCCGCTGCCGCCCGTGCAGGGCGCCGTGGAGGCCCCGCACGGTACGACGATCGTGGGGGCGACCTTCCCCGGCGGCGTGGTGCTCGCCGGTGACCGGCGCGCCACCATGGGGAACGTCATCGCCCAGCGCGACATCGAGAAGGTGTTCCCCGCCGACGAGTACTCGGCCGTCGGCATCGCCGGGACCGCCGGTCTCGCGGTGGAGATGGTCAGGCTCTTCCAGCTGGAGCTGGAGCACTTCGAGAAGGTCGAAGGGGTCCAGCTCTCCCTGGAGGGCAAGGCGAACCGGCTCTCCACGATGATCCGCAGCAACCTCGGCATGGCCATGCAGGGCCTGGCCGTGGTGCCGATCTTCGCGGGCTGGGACGTCGACCGCGAGAAGGGCCGGATCTTCTCCTACGACGTGACCGGCGGACGCTCCGAGGAGGTCGGCTTCGCGGCCACCGGCTCCGGCTCGATCTTCGCGCGCGGCTCCCTCAAGAAGCTGTACCGCGAGGACCTGACGGAGGAGCAGGCCGCGACCGCCGTGGTCCAGGCCCTGTACGACGCCGCCGATGACGACTCGGCCACGGGTGGGCCGGACCTGGCCCGGCGGATCTATCCGATCGTCACCGTGATCACCGACGAGGGCTTCAAGCGGCTCACCGAGGCCGAGGTGTCCGAGATCGCCCGTGCCGTCTACGAGCGGCGGCTCGAGCAGCCGGACGGCCCGCGGGCCGCCCTGCTCTGA
- a CDS encoding ubiquitin-like protein Pup, whose translation MATKDTGGQQRATRSTEEVEEQAQDAQAAEDLKERQEKLSDDVDSVLDEIDDVLEENAEDFVRSFVQKGGE comes from the coding sequence ATGGCGACCAAGGACACCGGAGGACAGCAGAGGGCGACGCGTTCCACCGAGGAGGTCGAGGAGCAGGCGCAGGACGCGCAGGCGGCGGAAGACCTCAAGGAGCGCCAGGAGAAGCTGTCGGACGACGTCGACTCCGTGCTGGACGAGATCGACGACGTCCTGGAGGAGAACGCCGAGGACTTCGTGCGTTCCTTCGTGCAAAAGGGCGGCGAGTAG
- the dop gene encoding depupylase/deamidase Dop, with translation MTVRRVMGIETEYGISVPGHPNANAMLTSSQVVNAYAAAMHRARRARWDFEEENPLRDARGFDLARESADASQLTDEDIGLANVILTNGARLYVDHAHPEYSAPEVTNPRDAVLWDKAGERIMAEAALRAGQLPGAQPIHLYKNNTDNKGASYGTHENYLMKRETPFSDIVRHLTPFFVSRQVIAGAGRVGIGQDGHGQGFQISQRADYFEVEVGLETTLKRPIINTRDEPHADAEKYRRLHVIIGDANLSEISTYLKLGTTALVLSMIEDRFIAVDLAVDQPVRTLHQVSHDPSLRHLITLRSGRTLTAVQLQMEYYELARKYVEDRFGADADEQTRDVLSRWEDVLGRLENDPMSLAGELDWIAKREVLEGYRRRDGLDWDAARLHLVDLQYADVRPEKGLYNRLVARGRMKRLVDERDVDRARTQPPEDTRAYFRGRCLEQYADDVAAASWDSVIFDLPGRDSLQRVPTLEPLRGTRNHVKELLDRCRTAEDLVRLLSGG, from the coding sequence ATGACCGTACGGCGCGTGATGGGGATCGAGACGGAGTACGGGATCTCCGTCCCGGGTCACCCGAACGCCAATGCCATGCTCACCTCATCCCAGGTCGTCAACGCCTACGCGGCGGCGATGCACCGGGCGCGCCGCGCCCGCTGGGACTTCGAGGAGGAGAATCCGCTGCGGGACGCCCGCGGCTTCGATCTCGCCCGTGAGTCTGCGGACGCCAGCCAGCTCACCGACGAGGACATCGGCCTGGCGAACGTGATCCTGACCAACGGCGCGCGGCTGTACGTCGACCACGCGCACCCGGAGTACAGCGCCCCCGAGGTCACCAATCCGCGGGACGCCGTGCTCTGGGACAAGGCGGGCGAGCGCATCATGGCCGAGGCCGCGCTGCGGGCCGGCCAGCTCCCCGGCGCCCAGCCCATCCATCTGTACAAGAACAACACCGACAACAAGGGCGCGTCCTACGGCACGCATGAGAACTACCTCATGAAGCGCGAGACCCCGTTCTCGGACATCGTGCGCCATCTGACGCCCTTCTTCGTCTCCCGGCAGGTGATCGCCGGCGCGGGCCGCGTCGGCATCGGCCAGGACGGCCATGGGCAGGGCTTCCAGATCAGCCAGCGCGCGGACTACTTCGAGGTCGAGGTGGGGCTGGAGACCACCCTCAAGCGGCCGATCATCAACACCCGGGACGAGCCGCACGCCGACGCCGAGAAGTACCGGCGGCTCCACGTGATCATCGGGGACGCCAACCTCTCCGAGATCTCGACCTACCTCAAGCTGGGCACGACGGCCCTGGTGCTCTCGATGATCGAGGACCGCTTCATCGCCGTGGACCTCGCTGTCGACCAGCCGGTACGGACCCTGCACCAGGTGTCGCACGACCCCTCGCTGCGCCATCTGATCACGCTGCGTAGCGGACGGACGCTGACCGCGGTGCAGCTTCAGATGGAGTACTACGAGCTGGCCCGCAAGTACGTCGAGGACCGGTTCGGCGCGGACGCCGACGAGCAGACCCGCGATGTGCTCTCCCGCTGGGAGGACGTGCTGGGCAGGCTGGAGAACGATCCGATGAGCCTGGCGGGCGAGCTGGACTGGATCGCCAAGCGGGAGGTGCTGGAGGGCTACCGGCGGCGCGACGGGCTGGACTGGGACGCGGCCCGGCTCCACCTGGTCGACCTCCAGTACGCGGATGTGCGCCCCGAGAAGGGCCTGTACAACCGCCTGGTGGCGCGGGGCCGGATGAAGCGGCTGGTGGACGAGCGGGACGTGGACCGGGCCCGTACGCAGCCGCCGGAGGACACCCGGGCGTACTTCCGCGGCCGCTGCCTGGAGCAGTACGCCGACGACGTCGCGGCCGCGTCCTGGGACTCGGTGATCTTCGACCTGCCGGGTCGTGACTCTCTGCAGCGGGTGCCCACCCTGGAGCCGCTGCGGGGTACCCGGAACCACGTCAAGGAACTGCTGGACCGCTGCCGTACGGCCGAGGACCTGGTCCGGCTGCTGTCGGGGGGCTGA
- the arc gene encoding proteasome ATPase, with translation MAAHDDDSNRGIRPGRGSEDPAGQVAYLEQEIAVLRRKLADSPRHTRILEERIVELQTNLAGVSAQNERLASTLREARDQIVALKEEVDRLAQPPAGFGVFLRANEDGTADIFTGGRKLRVNVSPSIELEELQRGQEVMLNEALNVVEAMEFERAGDIVTLKEILEDGERALVIGHTDEERVVRLAEPLLDTTIRPGDALLLEPRSGYVYEVVPKSEVEELVLEEVPDIDYTKIGGLGNQIELIRDAVELPYLYPDLFKEHELRPPKGVLLYGPPGCGKTLIAKAVANSLAKKVAEVTGQPAGKSFFLNIKGPELLNKYVGETERHIRLIFQRAREKASEGTPVIVFFDEMDSLFRTRGSGVSSDVENTIVPQLLSEIDGVEGLENVIVIGASNREDMIDPAILRPGRLDVKIKIERPDAEAAKDIFSKYLTETLPIHADDLAEHGGSPKAAVAGMIQSVVEQMYAESEENRFLEVTYANGDKEVLYFKDFNSGAMIQNIVDRAKKMAIKAFLDHDQKGLRVSHLLAACVDEFKENEDLPNTTNPDDWARISGKKGERIVFIRTLVTGKQGADTGRSIDTVANTGQYL, from the coding sequence GTGGCAGCCCACGACGACGACAGCAACCGCGGCATCCGGCCCGGGCGGGGGTCTGAAGACCCCGCCGGTCAGGTTGCCTACCTAGAGCAGGAAATCGCCGTCCTGCGACGCAAGCTCGCCGACTCTCCGCGTCACACGAGGATTCTCGAAGAGCGGATCGTCGAGCTGCAGACCAACCTGGCGGGCGTGTCCGCACAGAACGAGCGGCTCGCCAGCACCCTCCGTGAGGCCCGCGACCAGATCGTGGCACTCAAGGAGGAAGTCGACCGGCTCGCGCAGCCGCCGGCCGGCTTCGGGGTCTTTCTGCGGGCGAACGAGGACGGCACGGCCGACATCTTCACCGGAGGCCGGAAACTCCGGGTGAACGTCAGCCCGAGCATCGAGCTCGAAGAGCTCCAGCGCGGCCAGGAAGTCATGCTCAACGAGGCGCTCAACGTGGTCGAGGCCATGGAGTTCGAGCGCGCCGGGGACATCGTCACCCTCAAGGAGATCCTCGAGGACGGCGAGCGCGCCCTGGTGATCGGGCACACCGACGAGGAGCGGGTGGTGCGGCTCGCCGAGCCGCTGCTGGACACCACCATCCGGCCCGGTGACGCCCTGCTGCTGGAGCCCCGATCCGGCTACGTCTACGAGGTCGTACCGAAGAGCGAGGTCGAGGAACTCGTCCTCGAAGAGGTCCCGGACATCGACTACACCAAGATCGGCGGCCTGGGGAACCAGATCGAGCTGATCCGGGACGCGGTCGAGCTCCCGTACCTCTACCCCGACCTCTTCAAGGAGCACGAACTGCGGCCGCCCAAGGGCGTGCTGCTGTACGGCCCGCCCGGCTGCGGCAAGACGCTCATCGCCAAGGCCGTCGCCAACTCCCTTGCCAAGAAGGTCGCCGAGGTGACCGGGCAGCCCGCGGGGAAGAGCTTCTTCCTCAACATCAAGGGCCCCGAGCTGCTCAACAAGTACGTCGGCGAGACCGAGCGGCACATCCGCCTGATCTTCCAGCGGGCCCGGGAGAAGGCGAGCGAGGGCACACCCGTCATCGTCTTCTTCGACGAGATGGACTCCCTCTTCCGCACCCGCGGCTCCGGAGTCAGCTCGGACGTGGAGAACACCATCGTTCCGCAGCTGCTCTCCGAGATCGACGGTGTGGAGGGCCTGGAGAACGTCATCGTGATCGGCGCCTCCAACCGCGAGGACATGATCGACCCGGCGATCCTGCGCCCCGGCCGCCTCGATGTGAAGATCAAGATCGAGCGTCCGGACGCGGAGGCGGCCAAGGACATCTTCTCCAAGTACCTGACCGAGACCCTGCCCATCCACGCGGACGACCTCGCCGAGCACGGCGGATCCCCGAAGGCCGCGGTGGCGGGCATGATCCAGTCGGTCGTCGAGCAGATGTACGCCGAGTCCGAGGAGAATCGCTTCCTTGAGGTGACGTACGCCAACGGCGACAAGGAGGTCCTGTACTTCAAGGACTTCAACTCCGGCGCCATGATCCAGAACATCGTGGACCGGGCCAAGAAGATGGCCATCAAGGCCTTCCTGGACCACGACCAGAAGGGTCTGCGGGTCTCCCATCTGCTCGCCGCCTGCGTGGACGAGTTCAAGGAGAACGAGGACCTGCCGAACACCACGAACCCGGACGACTGGGCCCGGATCTCCGGAAAGAAGGGCGAGCGGATCGTCTTCATCCGCACCCTGGTCACCGGAAAGCAGGGCGCGGACACCGGACGCTCCATCGACACGGTGGCGAACACCGGTCAGTACCTGTAG
- a CDS encoding ferredoxin has product MTVQREDLVTSSDGAALEVWIDQDLCTGDGICAQYAPEVFELDIDGLAYVKSADDELLQDKGAVTPVPLPLLADVVDSARECPGECIHVRRVTDRVEVYGPDAE; this is encoded by the coding sequence ATGACCGTGCAGAGGGAAGACCTCGTCACCAGCTCCGACGGCGCCGCTCTGGAGGTCTGGATCGACCAGGACCTGTGCACCGGGGACGGTATTTGCGCCCAGTACGCGCCCGAGGTCTTCGAGCTGGACATCGACGGGCTGGCGTACGTCAAGAGCGCCGACGACGAGCTGCTTCAGGACAAGGGTGCCGTCACCCCGGTCCCGCTGCCGCTGCTGGCCGACGTGGTGGACTCCGCGCGCGAGTGCCCCGGCGAATGCATCCACGTACGCCGCGTCACGGACCGGGTCGAGGTCTACGGACCCGACGCCGAGTGA
- a CDS encoding tRNA (adenine-N1)-methyltransferase has protein sequence MSEPTGAARRRGPFKVGDQVQLTDPKGRHYTFTLEAGKNFHTHKGSFPHDELIGAPEGSVVRTTGNVAYLALRPLLPDYVLSMPRGAAVVYPKDAGQILAFADIFPGARVVEAGVGSGSLSSFLLRAIGDQGMLHSYERRADFAEIAQANVERYFGGPHPAWRLTVGDLQDNLSDTDVDRVILDMLAPWECLEAVSKALVPGGILCAYVATTTQLARTVEAIRDFGTFNEPAAWESMIRNWHIEGLAVRPDHRMIGHTGFLLTARRLADGVEPPLRRRRPAKGAYGEDYAGWGGAKDTAGGGKDATAGDAKSGKDDAADSSGGPAGQG, from the coding sequence ATGTCCGAACCGACCGGTGCCGCCCGCCGTCGCGGGCCCTTCAAGGTCGGGGACCAGGTCCAGCTCACCGACCCCAAGGGACGCCACTACACGTTCACGCTCGAAGCCGGGAAGAACTTCCACACCCACAAGGGTTCCTTCCCTCACGACGAGCTGATCGGCGCCCCCGAGGGCAGTGTTGTCCGTACCACCGGGAACGTCGCCTACCTCGCGCTGCGCCCGCTGCTCCCCGACTATGTCCTGTCCATGCCCCGCGGCGCCGCCGTGGTCTACCCCAAGGACGCGGGGCAGATCCTGGCCTTCGCCGACATCTTCCCCGGCGCCCGCGTCGTCGAGGCGGGCGTGGGCTCCGGATCGCTCAGCAGCTTCCTGCTCCGCGCCATCGGCGACCAGGGGATGCTGCACTCGTACGAGCGGCGGGCCGACTTCGCCGAGATCGCCCAGGCGAACGTGGAGCGCTACTTCGGCGGCCCGCACCCCGCCTGGCGGCTGACCGTCGGCGACCTCCAGGACAACCTGTCGGACACCGACGTCGACCGCGTCATCCTCGACATGCTCGCGCCCTGGGAGTGCCTGGAGGCCGTCTCCAAGGCGCTCGTCCCCGGCGGCATCCTGTGCGCCTACGTGGCCACGACCACCCAGCTCGCCCGCACCGTCGAGGCGATCCGCGACTTCGGCACGTTCAACGAGCCGGCCGCCTGGGAGTCGATGATCCGCAACTGGCACATCGAGGGCCTGGCCGTCCGCCCCGACCACCGCATGATCGGCCACACCGGCTTCCTGCTCACCGCCCGCCGGCTCGCCGACGGCGTCGAGCCCCCGCTGCGCCGCCGCCGGCCCGCCAAGGGCGCGTACGGCGAGGACTACGCAGGCTGGGGCGGCGCGAAGGACACCGCGGGCGGCGGCAAGGACGCCACCGCGGGCGACGCCAAGAGCGGCAAGGACGACGCCGCCGACAGCTCCGGCGGCCCCGCCGGGCAGGGCTGA
- a CDS encoding RecB family exonuclease, which yields MVCGPLSVAGRRVFAMGTVTGTAEEPSAAGSAAARAADAARPTSLSPSRAADFIRCPLLYRFRVIDRLPEKPSAAATRGTVVHAVLERLFDSPAAERTAPRARALVPGEWQRLLAGRPELAELFAREDGSQDAERLAEWLGDAERLVERWFALEDPTRLEPAERELYVETVLESGLTLRGFIDRVDVAPTGEVRIVDYKTGKAPAPQFAGEALFQMKFYALVLWRLRGAVPRRLQLVYLGSGDVVTYDPDEGDLRGVERKLLALWEAIRLATESGDWRPRPTRLCDWCDHQARCPEFGGTPPPYPLEIIPAPSGGAGQGRMGQV from the coding sequence ATGGTATGCGGCCCGCTGTCAGTGGCGGGCCGTAGGGTCTTCGCCATGGGAACCGTCACCGGGACAGCCGAAGAGCCCTCAGCGGCCGGATCCGCCGCCGCCCGCGCCGCCGACGCCGCGCGGCCGACGTCGCTTTCGCCGTCGCGGGCGGCCGACTTCATACGGTGTCCGCTGCTGTACCGCTTCCGGGTGATCGACCGGCTGCCGGAGAAGCCGAGCGCCGCGGCGACGCGCGGGACCGTGGTGCACGCGGTCCTGGAGCGGCTCTTCGACTCCCCGGCGGCGGAGCGGACGGCCCCGCGGGCCCGTGCGCTGGTGCCGGGTGAGTGGCAGCGGCTGCTGGCGGGGCGGCCGGAGCTGGCGGAGCTGTTCGCTCGGGAGGACGGCAGCCAGGACGCCGAACGGCTGGCGGAGTGGCTGGGGGACGCGGAGCGGCTGGTCGAGCGGTGGTTCGCGCTGGAGGACCCGACCCGGCTGGAGCCCGCCGAGCGCGAGCTGTACGTGGAGACGGTGCTGGAGTCCGGGCTGACGCTGCGGGGGTTCATCGACCGGGTGGACGTCGCGCCGACCGGTGAGGTGCGGATCGTCGACTACAAGACCGGCAAGGCACCCGCCCCGCAGTTCGCGGGAGAGGCGCTGTTCCAGATGAAGTTCTACGCGCTGGTGCTGTGGCGGCTGCGCGGCGCGGTGCCGCGCCGGTTGCAGCTGGTCTATCTGGGCAGCGGCGATGTGGTCACGTACGACCCGGACGAGGGCGACCTGCGCGGGGTGGAGCGCAAGCTGCTTGCCCTGTGGGAGGCGATCCGGCTGGCCACCGAGTCCGGTGACTGGCGGCCGCGCCCGACCAGGCTGTGCGACTGGTGCGACCACCAGGCGCGGTGCCCGGAGTTCGGCGGCACTCCCCCGCCGTACCCCTTGGAGATCATCCCGGCACCGTCCGGCGGGGCGGGCCAGGGCAGAATGGGGCAGGTCTAG
- a CDS encoding response regulator transcription factor, translating into MAIRVLLVDDQPLLRTGFRMILEAEPDLAVVGEAGDGLQALDQVRALQPDVVLMDIRMPRMDGVEATRQITGPGRDGPAKVLVLTTFDLDEYVVEALRAGASGFLLKDAPANELVQAIRVVAAGEAMLAPSITRRLLDKYAGHLPSGEESVPDTLHTLTDREVEVLKLVARGLSNAEIAADLFVSETTVKTHVGHVLTKLGLRDRVQAAVYAYESGLVRPGAQ; encoded by the coding sequence GTGGCTATCCGCGTTCTGCTCGTCGATGACCAACCACTGCTGCGCACCGGTTTCCGGATGATCCTGGAGGCCGAGCCGGATCTGGCCGTGGTGGGCGAGGCCGGAGACGGCCTGCAGGCCCTGGACCAGGTGCGGGCGCTGCAGCCCGATGTGGTGCTGATGGACATCCGGATGCCGCGGATGGACGGTGTCGAGGCGACCCGGCAGATCACCGGCCCCGGCCGGGACGGGCCCGCGAAGGTGCTGGTGCTGACCACGTTCGACCTCGACGAGTACGTGGTGGAGGCGCTGCGGGCCGGGGCCAGCGGCTTCCTGCTCAAGGACGCGCCGGCCAACGAGCTGGTGCAGGCGATCCGGGTGGTGGCGGCCGGCGAGGCGATGCTGGCGCCGAGCATCACCCGCCGTCTTCTGGACAAGTACGCGGGCCATCTGCCGTCCGGCGAGGAGTCGGTGCCGGACACCCTGCACACGCTCACCGACCGTGAGGTCGAGGTGCTCAAGCTGGTGGCGCGCGGGCTGTCCAACGCGGAGATCGCCGCGGACCTGTTCGTCAGCGAGACGACGGTGAAGACGCACGTGGGCCATGTGCTGACCAAGCTGGGCCTGCGCGACCGGGTGCAGGCCGCGGTGTACGCGTACGAGAGCGGGCTGGTCCGTCCCGGCGCTCAGTAG
- a CDS encoding ABC transporter substrate-binding protein, translating to MKRKTLVLPAIAGLLTSVLTACGGTDESGSDGGTIVVGTTDRIEATTGGPAPLDPAQAYDAASWSVMRNTFQTLMRLPRSGTEPVPDAAESCGFQDRQSEQYRCKLRSGLKFAGGHALTSEDVKFSLDRVRSIHHESGPESLLSSIDKVETPSEREVVIHLSAPDATFPSKLTTQAAAIVDSEVYPKGGLLKGFEVTGSGPFEVETEEQDNRLVKAVFTKNPDYKGDLEPKSAKIEMRFFEDSAQLEKALTDGDIDLVNRELDPDQIEKLQSGEVEGVRVTESAGQAVRYLAFNTEAAPVRNKAVRQAIAHIVNRQNLVRDVHKRTSDALYSLVPAGTLSHTNSFFNEYGDADIAAARRVLSRAGIQTPVKLTLTYSTDHYGPSTAKEYAALRDQLNASALFSVKIKGVKWTEFRPAAGAGKYAAFGIGWFPDFPDADNYIAPFVGKQNFLKLAYRNNAIDDQLLPRTRQQAQRSMAVKDFQRIQNLVAQDVPLLPLWQVKQYLVAQDDITGVEYALDSAAMLQLWELSRGVKG from the coding sequence ATGAAGCGCAAGACGTTGGTGCTGCCGGCCATAGCGGGCCTGCTGACATCCGTACTCACCGCCTGCGGGGGGACGGACGAGTCAGGCTCCGATGGCGGAACCATCGTCGTCGGGACCACCGACCGGATCGAGGCCACCACCGGCGGCCCGGCGCCGCTGGACCCCGCCCAGGCCTACGACGCCGCCTCGTGGTCCGTCATGCGCAACACCTTCCAGACGCTGATGCGGCTGCCCCGGTCGGGCACCGAGCCGGTCCCCGACGCCGCGGAGAGCTGCGGCTTCCAGGACCGGCAGAGCGAGCAGTACCGCTGCAAGCTGCGGTCCGGACTGAAGTTCGCCGGCGGTCACGCGCTGACCTCCGAGGACGTGAAGTTCTCCCTCGACCGGGTGCGGAGCATCCACCACGAGAGCGGCCCGGAGTCGCTGCTGTCCAGCATCGACAAGGTGGAGACCCCCAGCGAACGCGAGGTCGTCATCCACCTCTCCGCGCCGGACGCCACCTTCCCCTCCAAGCTCACCACCCAGGCCGCCGCGATCGTCGACAGCGAGGTCTACCCCAAGGGCGGCCTGCTCAAGGGCTTCGAGGTCACCGGATCCGGCCCGTTCGAGGTGGAGACCGAAGAGCAGGACAACCGCCTGGTCAAGGCCGTCTTCACGAAGAACCCGGACTACAAGGGCGACCTGGAGCCGAAGAGCGCGAAGATCGAGATGCGCTTCTTCGAGGACTCCGCCCAGCTGGAGAAGGCGCTGACGGACGGCGACATCGACCTCGTCAACCGCGAGCTCGACCCCGACCAGATCGAGAAGCTGCAGTCCGGGGAGGTCGAGGGCGTGCGGGTCACCGAGTCCGCCGGCCAGGCCGTCCGCTACCTCGCCTTCAACACCGAGGCCGCACCCGTGCGGAACAAGGCGGTCCGGCAGGCCATCGCCCACATCGTCAACCGCCAGAACCTGGTCCGCGACGTCCACAAGCGCACCAGCGACGCCCTGTACTCACTGGTTCCGGCCGGCACCCTCTCCCACACGAACTCCTTCTTCAACGAGTACGGCGACGCCGACATCGCCGCCGCGCGCCGGGTGCTGAGCCGCGCCGGGATCCAGACCCCGGTGAAGCTGACCCTGACGTACTCCACCGACCACTACGGTCCGTCCACGGCCAAGGAGTACGCGGCCCTCAGGGACCAGCTCAACGCCAGCGCCCTGTTCTCCGTGAAGATCAAGGGCGTCAAGTGGACCGAGTTCCGTCCGGCCGCCGGTGCGGGCAAGTACGCCGCCTTCGGCATCGGCTGGTTCCCGGACTTCCCGGACGCCGACAACTACATCGCGCCGTTCGTCGGCAAGCAGAACTTCCTCAAGTTGGCCTACCGCAACAACGCCATCGACGACCAGCTGCTGCCCCGCACCCGTCAGCAGGCGCAGCGCTCGATGGCCGTCAAGGACTTCCAGCGGATCCAGAACCTGGTCGCGCAGGACGTGCCCCTGCTGCCGCTGTGGCAGGTCAAGCAGTACCTGGTCGCCCAGGACGACATCACCGGCGTCGAATACGCGCTGGACTCCGCCGCCATGCTCCAGCTGTGGGAGCTGAGCCGCGGCGTCAAGGGCTGA
- a CDS encoding HAD family phosphatase — MTSSVPLVATRPAGGSGLQAVLLDMDGTLVDTEGIWWDAEVGIFAELGHVLPEEHREVVVGGPMTRSASYLIEATGADIALADLTTLLNSRFTELLDGNVPLLPGARRLLAELAAHGVPTALVSASHRQVMDRILGTIGTEHFHLTVAGDEVERTKPHPDPYLLAAAGLGADPGRCVVIEDTLTGVAAAESAGCPVVAVPSVVPIEPAPGRAVVASLEEVDLPFLHELITLMR, encoded by the coding sequence ATGACCAGCAGCGTCCCCCTCGTCGCCACCCGCCCGGCCGGCGGTTCCGGGCTCCAGGCGGTGCTCCTGGACATGGACGGCACCCTCGTGGACACCGAGGGCATCTGGTGGGACGCCGAGGTCGGCATCTTCGCCGAACTGGGGCACGTGCTGCCCGAGGAGCACCGGGAAGTCGTCGTCGGCGGCCCGATGACCCGCAGCGCCTCGTACCTGATCGAGGCCACCGGCGCGGACATCGCGCTCGCCGACCTCACCACGCTTTTGAACAGCCGGTTCACCGAGCTGCTCGACGGCAACGTGCCCCTGCTGCCCGGGGCGCGGCGGCTGCTGGCCGAGCTCGCCGCCCACGGCGTGCCGACCGCCCTGGTCTCCGCCTCCCACCGGCAGGTCATGGACCGGATCCTCGGCACGATCGGCACCGAGCACTTCCATCTGACGGTCGCGGGCGACGAGGTCGAGCGGACGAAGCCGCACCCGGACCCCTACCTCCTGGCCGCCGCGGGACTGGGCGCGGATCCGGGGCGCTGCGTGGTCATCGAGGACACGCTGACGGGTGTGGCGGCCGCGGAGTCGGCGGGCTGCCCGGTGGTCGCGGTGCCGTCGGTGGTGCCCATCGAGCCCGCCCCGGGCCGCGCGGTCGTCGCTTCACTGGAAGAAGTGGACCTTCCTTTTCTGCACGAGCTGATCACGCTAATGCGCTGA